One window of Chloroflexus aggregans DSM 9485 genomic DNA carries:
- the puhE gene encoding putative photosynthetic complex assembly protein PuhE gives MIWIDLTLYYLLPLFTVVTLWLGLTFGLIWLNRRGQRVAGWAVFLSVPLFIVAHSELLVTRHDLSALGAYRAFTAGLVVWAWHELAFYSGLLAGPRRKPCPPNVRGVQRFFYALGTHFYHQLAFLFEMGLLIWLLQDASHWLGPLTFGLSWAMQQSAKLNVLYGVRALQVDLFPAHLAFLASYWRPGPPSAFFRPSVSVVTLLAIMLWFSIVAHLGDPAAIRLALLASLFTLGALEHWLLLLPAPAPAPAPATD, from the coding sequence ATGATCTGGATAGACCTTACCCTGTACTACCTGTTGCCACTTTTTACCGTCGTTACGCTCTGGCTTGGCCTCACCTTCGGCCTCATCTGGCTCAACCGGCGCGGGCAACGGGTGGCAGGGTGGGCGGTATTCCTCAGTGTGCCGCTGTTCATCGTTGCGCACAGCGAATTGCTGGTGACCCGCCACGATCTCAGTGCTCTCGGTGCATATCGCGCCTTTACCGCCGGTCTGGTGGTGTGGGCGTGGCACGAATTGGCTTTTTACAGTGGGTTGCTGGCCGGGCCACGCCGGAAGCCTTGTCCGCCCAATGTGCGTGGGGTGCAGCGTTTCTTCTACGCCCTCGGCACCCACTTCTACCACCAGCTCGCCTTCTTGTTCGAGATGGGGTTGCTTATTTGGCTCTTGCAAGATGCTAGCCACTGGCTAGGGCCGCTCACTTTCGGGTTGAGCTGGGCGATGCAGCAGAGTGCGAAGCTCAATGTGCTCTATGGGGTACGTGCCCTACAAGTCGATCTGTTTCCGGCCCATCTTGCGTTTCTCGCCAGCTACTGGCGACCCGGCCCGCCAAGTGCATTCTTTCGCCCTAGTGTGTCGGTCGTGACATTGTTGGCAATTATGCTGTGGTTCAGTATTGTCGCCCATCTCGGCGATCCGGCAGCAATTCGCTTAGCCCTGCTGGCTAGTCTGTTTACCCTTGGCGCACTCGAACACTGGCTGCTGCTGCTCCCTGCTCCTGCTCCCGCTCCCGCCCCAGCCACCGATTAA